A genome region from Nitrospirota bacterium includes the following:
- the asd gene encoding aspartate-semialdehyde dehydrogenase, which translates to MMRTGFIGWRGMVGSVLMGRMKEERDFDHVDPVFFTTSNVGGKGPDIGKDVAPLKDAKNVNELKAMDAIISCQGGEYTSEIYPKLREAGWNGYWIDAASTLRMTNDSIIILDPVNINVIRNGLARGVKNYIGGNCTVSLMLMALGGIYERDLVEWMSAMTYQAASGAGANNMRELLKQMGSAHGSVKGLLDDPSGAILEIDRTVADHVRSDAYPKEFFGAPLACSLIPWIDKQLDNGQSREEWKGQAETNKILGREKNPIPIDGTCVRIGAMRCHSQALTIKMKKDVPLDEITDIIAKHNKWVKVVPNVREITMRELTPAAATGTLTVPVGRLRKMNMGPTFLNAFTCGDQLLWGAAEPLRRMLRIVVEK; encoded by the coding sequence ATGATGCGAACAGGTTTTATCGGCTGGCGCGGCATGGTGGGCTCGGTGCTCATGGGCCGCATGAAGGAAGAGAGGGACTTCGACCACGTTGACCCGGTGTTCTTCACCACGTCGAACGTGGGTGGGAAGGGGCCGGATATCGGGAAGGATGTTGCCCCGCTCAAGGACGCGAAGAATGTCAACGAGCTGAAGGCCATGGATGCCATAATCTCCTGCCAAGGCGGCGAGTATACGAGCGAGATCTATCCAAAGCTGCGCGAGGCAGGCTGGAATGGTTACTGGATCGACGCGGCATCAACGCTCCGCATGACGAACGACTCGATCATCATCCTCGATCCGGTCAATATCAATGTGATCAGGAACGGTCTTGCCCGGGGCGTCAAGAACTACATCGGCGGCAACTGCACGGTCTCGCTCATGCTGATGGCGCTGGGCGGCATCTACGAGCGCGATCTCGTGGAATGGATGAGCGCGATGACGTACCAGGCCGCCTCGGGCGCGGGCGCGAACAACATGCGTGAGCTGCTGAAGCAGATGGGTTCAGCCCACGGATCGGTCAAGGGACTCCTGGATGACCCCTCCGGCGCGATCCTGGAGATCGACCGCACCGTCGCCGACCATGTCCGTTCCGACGCCTATCCCAAGGAATTCTTCGGCGCTCCGCTCGCCTGCTCGCTCATCCCCTGGATCGACAAGCAGCTCGACAACGGTCAGAGCAGGGAAGAGTGGAAGGGCCAGGCCGAGACGAACAAGATCCTGGGCCGCGAGAAGAACCCGATTCCGATCGACGGCACCTGCGTGCGCATCGGCGCCATGCGCTGCCACAGCCAGGCGCTTACGATCAAGATGAAGAAGGATGTGCCGCTCGACGAGATCACGGACATAATCGCGAAGCACAACAAGTGGGTGAAGGTCGTGCCGAACGTGCGCGAGATCACGATGCGGGAGCTGACGCCGGCGGCGGCCACGGGCACGCTCACGGTGCCCGTGGGCAGGCTCCGGAAGATGAACATGGGTCCCACGTTCCTGAACGCGTTCACCTGCGGCGACCAGCTCCTCTGGGGTGCTGCCGAACCGCTCAGGAGAATGCTCCGGATCGTGGTGGAGAAATAA
- a CDS encoding aspartate-semialdehyde dehydrogenase produces MLKKKSKYVVAIAGATGVVGREMLEILEERHFPVADVVLLASEQSAGDRVEFGGKSRTVKQLAKDSFEGVDIALFSAGSDRSVEFVPAAVRSGAVVVDNSSAFRMDPGVPLVVPEVNAHALGKHAGIIANPNCSTIAMVMALKPIHDAATIRRVVVTTFQSVSGTGKKAMDELAQQTVALLNFRDVETKVYPYQIAFNCLPHIDSFLDNGYTKEEMKLVNETRKILEADSLRVTATTVRVPVFRCHSESVNVETEKKITANEARALLSAAPGMLVYDDPGRNLYPLAIDVAGKDETYVGRIREDESVPNGLNLWIVSDNLRKGAALNAVQIAEMLIK; encoded by the coding sequence ATGCTTAAAAAAAAGAGTAAATACGTCGTCGCCATCGCGGGTGCTACCGGTGTCGTCGGCAGGGAGATGCTCGAGATTCTGGAGGAGCGTCATTTCCCGGTCGCCGACGTCGTGCTGCTCGCGTCGGAACAATCCGCCGGCGATCGGGTGGAGTTCGGCGGCAAGTCCCGGACGGTCAAGCAGCTCGCGAAGGATTCCTTTGAGGGTGTTGACATCGCGCTCTTCTCAGCGGGTTCGGATCGCAGCGTCGAATTCGTTCCTGCCGCGGTGCGGTCGGGGGCTGTCGTCGTGGACAACTCGAGCGCCTTCCGCATGGACCCCGGGGTCCCGCTCGTCGTTCCGGAAGTGAACGCACATGCCCTCGGGAAGCACGCCGGCATCATCGCCAACCCCAACTGCTCCACGATTGCCATGGTCATGGCGCTCAAGCCGATCCATGATGCTGCTACGATCAGGCGGGTTGTCGTAACCACCTTCCAGTCCGTGTCCGGCACGGGCAAGAAGGCCATGGATGAGCTCGCCCAGCAGACCGTGGCGCTCTTGAATTTCCGGGACGTGGAGACGAAAGTGTATCCCTATCAGATCGCGTTCAACTGCCTTCCCCATATTGATTCCTTCCTGGACAACGGCTATACAAAGGAAGAGATGAAGCTGGTTAACGAAACGCGGAAGATCCTGGAAGCCGATTCCCTTCGCGTGACGGCCACGACGGTCCGCGTGCCCGTGTTTCGATGCCACTCGGAGTCCGTTAACGTCGAGACGGAGAAGAAGATAACTGCCAACGAGGCACGCGCTCTGCTGTCTGCGGCTCCCGGCATGCTCGTGTACGATGATCCGGGGAGGAACCTCTATCCGCTCGCGATCGACGTTGCGGGAAAGGACGAGACTTACGTGGGCAGGATCCGGGAGGACGAATCGGTCCCGAACGGGCTCAATCTCTGGATCGTGTCGGACAACCTGAGGAAGGGCGCCGCGTTGAACGCGGTCCAGATCGCGGAGATGCTGATAAAGTAA
- a CDS encoding NapC/NirT family cytochrome c, protein MYKLISKLFDRLERGLSPRDKTVLISLLLVISVLGIILAVRYYNYIQKNPEFCNSCHLMEEAYTAWKLSGHRNIVCQDCHQLGMIEQNRLLVKFIFTTDRKTPEPHGNETPWKACTRCHWDDASQGSVSVNKSTGHARHVFTEKLTCKDCHSRKVHAFRPDRDACLRCHKDWKIHGVGMEDISCLRCHAFSPKKQEAFIPDRERCLSCHRKSSKTSFPDKVPMARLNCYECHKPHARIKPTDEDCYRCHTREVLEAHNPAAHRGNRSCKTCHIPHRWTAQ, encoded by the coding sequence ATGTACAAGCTCATTTCAAAACTGTTCGACAGGCTTGAGCGGGGACTCAGCCCCAGGGACAAGACGGTCCTGATCTCCCTCCTGCTCGTCATCTCGGTGCTGGGGATCATACTGGCCGTCCGGTACTACAATTACATCCAGAAGAACCCCGAGTTCTGCAACAGCTGCCACTTGATGGAAGAGGCCTATACGGCGTGGAAGCTCTCGGGCCACCGGAACATCGTCTGCCAGGACTGCCACCAGCTTGGCATGATCGAGCAGAACCGGCTGCTGGTCAAATTCATCTTTACGACGGACCGCAAGACGCCCGAGCCGCATGGGAACGAAACACCCTGGAAGGCCTGCACGAGGTGTCACTGGGATGATGCCTCGCAGGGATCGGTGAGCGTGAATAAATCAACGGGCCACGCGCGGCACGTATTCACGGAAAAGCTGACCTGCAAGGATTGTCACAGCAGGAAGGTGCATGCATTCAGGCCTGACCGTGACGCCTGTCTGCGCTGCCACAAGGATTGGAAGATCCACGGAGTGGGGATGGAGGACATTTCCTGCCTCCGGTGCCATGCGTTCTCGCCAAAGAAACAGGAAGCGTTCATCCCGGACCGCGAGCGATGCCTGAGCTGCCACCGGAAATCGTCAAAGACATCGTTCCCTGACAAGGTTCCCATGGCGCGCCTGAACTGCTACGAGTGCCATAAGCCGCACGCGCGCATCAAGCCCACGGACGAAGATTGCTACCGCTGTCATACACGGGAAGTTCTCGAGGCGCATAATCCCGCTGCCCATCGCGGGAACAGGTCATGCAAGACCTGCCATATCCCCCACCGGTGGACGGCCCAATAG
- a CDS encoding helix-turn-helix transcriptional regulator: MTLAEKLQKMRIKNKLSMSEVARMSEKAVDRRGRITQGYISRLESGKETNPSLMKLMTLCRIYKIRPNELFLSGTKKTRKSR; the protein is encoded by the coding sequence ATGACACTAGCCGAAAAACTCCAAAAAATGCGCATCAAGAACAAGCTGTCCATGAGCGAAGTGGCGAGGATGTCGGAAAAAGCCGTGGATAGGCGGGGAAGGATCACGCAGGGCTATATCTCCCGCCTGGAATCCGGCAAAGAGACGAATCCGAGCCTCATGAAGCTCATGACGCTCTGCCGGATCTACAAGATCCGGCCGAACGAGCTCTTCCTGAGCGGCACGAAAAAAACCCGCAAATCCCGATAG
- a CDS encoding helix-turn-helix transcriptional regulator, which yields MYKIDVLEKKRLERGLSYTEIADRLGMHKVTVSRTLKGVTMKPRTVKLLADYLGVEMERIVQ from the coding sequence ATGTACAAGATTGATGTCTTGGAGAAAAAGCGTTTGGAGAGGGGTCTCAGCTACACCGAAATCGCTGACAGGCTCGGCATGCATAAGGTGACGGTATCGCGAACCTTGAAGGGTGTGACCATGAAGCCCAGGACGGTAAAGCTTCTGGCAGACTATCTCGGTGTGGAAATGGAAAGAATCGTGCAGTAA
- a CDS encoding inositol monophosphatase family protein, with protein MTDFMSVACQAARTAGSILRENLGGAREITYKGDINLMTEMDMRSERAIVGTISAAFPEHGVIAEEETDLRGGSEFRWIIDPLDGTTNYAHGYPCFSVSIALEHQNEVIVAVVFDPMRDELFSAQKGSGAYLNDRKVRVSSVDTLIRSLLSTGFPYDRTVSDRNNMDFFHDLLMASQEVRRDGSAALDLCSVAAGRFDGFWELKLKPWDVAAGSLIVREAGGVVSDLAGNPVSLDAGEILASNGRIHQQMVEVLQNAVRRKA; from the coding sequence ATGACCGATTTCATGAGCGTTGCGTGCCAGGCCGCGCGGACAGCGGGCTCCATTTTGCGGGAGAACCTCGGCGGTGCCCGGGAGATAACGTATAAGGGCGATATCAACCTTATGACAGAGATGGACATGCGGTCCGAGCGGGCGATCGTCGGAACGATCAGCGCCGCCTTTCCGGAGCATGGCGTGATAGCGGAGGAGGAAACGGACCTGCGGGGCGGGTCGGAATTTCGCTGGATCATCGATCCCCTGGACGGGACCACGAACTACGCCCATGGTTATCCCTGCTTCTCTGTCTCCATCGCGCTCGAACACCAGAACGAGGTCATCGTGGCCGTTGTTTTCGACCCGATGAGGGACGAGCTCTTTTCCGCCCAAAAGGGTTCAGGTGCTTATCTGAATGACAGGAAGGTGCGCGTCTCTTCCGTTGACACCCTGATCCGGAGTCTTCTGTCGACGGGTTTCCCCTACGATCGAACCGTGAGCGACAGGAACAACATGGACTTCTTTCATGATCTGCTCATGGCCTCCCAGGAGGTCCGCCGGGATGGGTCTGCGGCTCTTGACCTGTGCTCCGTGGCTGCCGGCCGGTTCGACGGGTTCTGGGAGCTCAAACTGAAGCCCTGGGACGTGGCAGCCGGCAGCCTGATCGTGCGCGAGGCCGGCGGGGTTGTGTCGGACCTTGCGGGAAATCCGGTTTCCCTCGATGCAGGCGAGATCCTCGCGAGCAACGGCAGGATCCACCAGCAGATGGTCGAGGTGCTTCAAAATGCCGTAAGGCGTAAGGCGTAA
- a CDS encoding DUF362 domain-containing protein, with protein MVLLGGIAAFIRPGERVLIKPNLLKASPPDRAVVTHPEILRAVIRLVHEAGAEAVVGDSPGFGELRRVCEKSGILEVIEEEGADLADFEQAVKIKNRGQFHHFEIARAVHDADAVINVPKLKTHGMMTITGAVKNLFGCIPGRRKVQWHFNAGVNREAFARMLVELCALIKPRLTVMDAVVGMEGNGPGSGDPRTIGLVLAGADPVAVDVVSGALLGADPALLYVIRAAAEAGIGETHLHRIAVSGESLGAVSVRGFRLPPREHLEWRLPEWARGLLKDALTTRPVIDHGACIRCGICQGHCPQGAISDAGKQLEIRYRDCIRCFCCQEFCPQGAITVGRGWALKIVR; from the coding sequence GTGGTCCTGCTCGGCGGGATTGCGGCATTCATCAGGCCCGGCGAACGCGTGCTTATCAAGCCCAATCTCCTGAAGGCGAGCCCGCCGGACAGGGCCGTGGTAACGCACCCCGAGATCCTTCGCGCCGTCATTCGCCTTGTTCATGAGGCGGGCGCCGAGGCCGTGGTGGGCGACAGTCCGGGGTTTGGCGAACTCCGCCGGGTCTGCGAGAAGTCGGGCATCCTTGAGGTCATCGAGGAGGAAGGAGCGGATCTGGCGGACTTTGAGCAGGCGGTCAAGATCAAGAACCGCGGCCAGTTCCATCATTTTGAGATAGCCCGTGCGGTCCATGACGCCGATGCCGTCATCAACGTTCCCAAGCTCAAGACCCACGGCATGATGACGATCACCGGCGCGGTCAAGAACCTGTTCGGCTGCATCCCGGGAAGACGCAAGGTCCAGTGGCATTTCAACGCCGGCGTAAACCGCGAGGCCTTTGCGCGGATGCTGGTCGAACTGTGCGCACTGATCAAGCCTCGTCTGACCGTGATGGATGCGGTCGTGGGCATGGAAGGGAACGGACCCGGGAGCGGCGACCCCCGGACGATCGGGCTCGTACTGGCCGGAGCGGACCCCGTTGCCGTGGATGTGGTCTCGGGGGCTCTCCTCGGCGCGGACCCCGCGCTGCTGTATGTCATCAGGGCTGCGGCCGAGGCCGGAATCGGAGAGACGCATCTCCACAGAATCGCGGTTTCCGGGGAGTCTCTTGGCGCGGTTTCGGTCAGGGGCTTTCGGCTCCCGCCCCGGGAACATCTCGAATGGCGCCTGCCCGAATGGGCCCGCGGGCTTCTCAAGGACGCCCTGACCACACGGCCGGTCATCGATCACGGGGCCTGCATCCGGTGCGGGATCTGCCAGGGACACTGCCCTCAGGGAGCGATCAGTGACGCGGGAAAACAGCTCGAGATCCGCTACCGAGACTGCATCCGCTGCTTCTGCTGCCAGGAGTTCTGTCCCCAGGGCGCCATCACTGTCGGCAGGGGATGGGCTCTCAAGATCGTGAGATAG